The Roseomonas haemaphysalidis genome segment TTTTCCAGTCCTACGCACTGTTCCCGCACATGAGCGCGGCACAGAATGTCGCCTACGGGCTGGAGGCGCGCGGACAACCCAAGGCGGATATCGGGCGTCGTGTCGAGGCGGCGCTGGCGGCGGTGCGGATGGAGGGCTTCGCGGAACGCCGGCCGCGCGCGCTTTCCGGCGGGCAGCAACAGCGCGTGGCGCTGGCCCGCGCCCTGGCCATCGAACCTTCCATCCTGTTGCTGGACGAACCCTTCGCGGCGCTGGACCGCGCGCTGCGGCTGGACCTGCAGTTGGAGATCAAGCGGCTGCAACGGCGCTTCGGCGTCACCGCCGTGCTGGTCACGCACGACCAGGACGAGGCGATGAGCATGGCCGACCGCATGGCGGTGATGCGCGGCGGCCGGGTGGAACAGGTGGACGCGCCCGCCACGGTCTATGACGCGCCGGCCACCCCCTTCGTCGCCGGCTTTGTCGGGACCAGCAACCGGCTGCATGGACGTGTCGAGGCGCGGCAGGGCGCGGATTACCGCGTGCGGCTGGACGTGGGCGCCAGCGTCACGGTGGCCAGCGCGCGCGGCTTCGCGGTGGGGGAACGGGTGCTGCTCTGCGCCCGACCGGAGCACCTGACGCTGCGCGACGCCGGCACGGAGGCGCCGGACAGTTGGCCGGCGCGGCTGCGCCTGTCCCTGCCGCTCGGCCCCGCCGTTGTGCACGACGTGGAGGCCGGCTCCACCGAGCTGAAGCTGCATGCCGCGCGGCACGGCCCGCCCCCCGAGCCGGGGCCGGTGCGCATCGCGCTGCTGCCGAGTGCTTTGCCCGCCCTTTTCCCCATCGGAGACGCCGCATGACGCTTCTGACCCGCCGCACGCTGATGGGCGCCGCCCTCGGCACCTTGGGCACCGCCGGCCTGCCCTTGCGCGCGGCGAGGGCCGCCGGCAGCATGACCGCCGCCGTCTATCCCGGCGGCTGGGACGAAGGGCTGCGCGCCGTGCTGGCCCCCGCGCTGAAGCAGGCCCACGGGGTGGACGTGGCCTTCGAGCCGCTGTTCGCCGTGGACCAGATCGCCAAGGCACGCGCCGCGCGCGGCATGGCGCCATTCGACGTCTTTGTGCTGGATCCGGGCCCGCGCGTCAGCGGCATTGACCTCAACCTGTTCGAGCCGTTCGACGCCACGCGCCTGAGCAACCGCGACAAGCTGCCGGTCGGCTATGCCGATGCCTCCGGCGCCGGTGTCGCGGCGCAGGTGGTCGGCATCGCCTACAACCCCAAGAAAGTGGCCAAGCCCGCTGGCTGGCGGGACCTGTTCAAGCCGGAATTCGCCAGGCACCTGGGCCTGACCGGCTTTGGAACCACCTTCGGCACCATCTCGTTGATCGAGATGGCCAAGACCGTCGGCGGCTCGGAAACCGACGTGGAGCCGCTCTTCGCCGAGCTGCGCAAGATCCTGCCCCTGGTGCCGGCGGTGGCCCAGCCGGCGGCGATGCCCGGGCTGTTCCAGCAGGGGCAGATCGACATCATGTACACCAACACCTACACCGTGACCCTGCTGAAATCCCGTGGCGTGGACATCGAGTTCGCGGTTCCGGAAACCGGCGCCGCGGCCTTCGGCACCACCATGCACATCGCCCGCGGCAGCAAGAATATCGAGCAGTCCTACCAGTACATCGACACCATGATCAGCACGCCGGTGCAGGCGGCGCTGTCGCAGGCGCCGTATTTTTTTGTGCCGGTCAACACGGGCGTGCAGCCGGGCGCCGACGTGCCAATGCGCTCGATCGACGAGCTGAAGAATTTCGTCACGCATGACTGGAGCAAGATCAACCCGCTGCGCGCGCGCTGGATCGACCGCTTCAACCGCGAGATGGCGAAGTGAACGAGGCGGGCGCGTGGCGGCTGGCGCTGCCACTCGCCTTCGCGCAGGCGGCGTTCTTTCTGGCGCCGCTGCTGCTGCTGGCCGCCACCTCGCTGGCCACCGACGAGAACCTGGCCCGCTTCAGCGTGAGCGCCTGGACCGACGTGCTGGGGGATGGCTTCCACCTGCGCGCCATCCTCAACACGCTGCGCCTCGGCGCCTTCACGGTGCTGGCCACGCTGTTGCTGGCGGTGCCGCTGGCGCTGCTACACCTGGTGGCCGGGCCACGGCTGAAGCGCCTCATCCTGCTGGCCGCCGTGCTGCCGCTGCTGACCTCGGTGGTGGTGCGGACCTTCGCCTGGATCGTCATCCTGGGGCGGGAGGGGGTGATCAACACCGCCCTGCTGGCCACCGGTGCCGTCGCCGCGCCGGTGCCGCTGCTGCAAACCGAGCACGGGCTGGTGCTGGCGCTGACGCAGATCGAGATGCCGCTGATGCTGCTGCCGCTGATCGCCGCACTGGGGCG includes the following:
- a CDS encoding ABC transporter ATP-binding protein produces the protein MDGIRVRYGQSLAVNDVTLTVQPGEILALLGPSGCGKTTLLRTVAGFIQAEAGRVLVDGAPVDHLPPGKRGVGIVFQSYALFPHMSAAQNVAYGLEARGQPKADIGRRVEAALAAVRMEGFAERRPRALSGGQQQRVALARALAIEPSILLLDEPFAALDRALRLDLQLEIKRLQRRFGVTAVLVTHDQDEAMSMADRMAVMRGGRVEQVDAPATVYDAPATPFVAGFVGTSNRLHGRVEARQGADYRVRLDVGASVTVASARGFAVGERVLLCARPEHLTLRDAGTEAPDSWPARLRLSLPLGPAVVHDVEAGSTELKLHAARHGPPPEPGPVRIALLPSALPALFPIGDAA
- a CDS encoding extracellular solute-binding protein — translated: MTLLTRRTLMGAALGTLGTAGLPLRAARAAGSMTAAVYPGGWDEGLRAVLAPALKQAHGVDVAFEPLFAVDQIAKARAARGMAPFDVFVLDPGPRVSGIDLNLFEPFDATRLSNRDKLPVGYADASGAGVAAQVVGIAYNPKKVAKPAGWRDLFKPEFARHLGLTGFGTTFGTISLIEMAKTVGGSETDVEPLFAELRKILPLVPAVAQPAAMPGLFQQGQIDIMYTNTYTVTLLKSRGVDIEFAVPETGAAAFGTTMHIARGSKNIEQSYQYIDTMISTPVQAALSQAPYFFVPVNTGVQPGADVPMRSIDELKNFVTHDWSKINPLRARWIDRFNREMAK
- a CDS encoding ABC transporter permease yields the protein MNEAGAWRLALPLAFAQAAFFLAPLLLLAATSLATDENLARFSVSAWTDVLGDGFHLRAILNTLRLGAFTVLATLLLAVPLALLHLVAGPRLKRLILLAAVLPLLTSVVVRTFAWIVILGREGVINTALLATGAVAAPVPLLQTEHGLVLALTQIEMPLMLLPLIAALGRIDPSLLDASSALGASLARTLRRVVLPMALPGLLAGCTLVFASACTAFISQSVIGGGRLAYLPMLVWQQAMVVFNWPLAAALALTLMGSVLTVAAALSLLSQRAAHA